The DNA sequence ATCAGAAACTTGAGGAATAACCACtggaatattatataaaaaaatgatattcgaatatatACCGAAATATTCAGCtgattgtatacatatatatcaagaattatttgatgtgATGTTCTCAGCCCTCTGGTGATGCGTCCTGGACTGTCCAGGCTGGACATCATCGGATAGTCACATCAACATAAAAGTATaagatcaaaataaataataagttaaaaataatttaaaccaCTTAGCGTTGGTAATTTTCTCTCGAAAAATGAATCGCTGATTATACATAATATCCTGCGAAGTTAACTACCAGCGTTAACATCTTGCATTAGTGGATATTGTTAATATATGACGGAACGATTACTTCAAAACATTGGACTAAAAGTTCTGTGCTACCTAATATGCACAGAATTCAACGTATTTCGTTGATCGAAGGATTCTATGCAAAGATAATACATTAATTGAAACTACAAAATAAGTACGCTACTCGTTATTGCGAATGTGTACGAAGACGTCATAACCTGTACGGTTTTTGACGATTTATTGTTCTTAACATACATTAACTGATAAAGACAGTTGGTTTATAACGTAACACATGttacgtattttaaaaaattaataaaataatgtaatacagAATGTGATAACGAAATTTGAACATTTCGAGTGAAACGACgctgaaatacattttatagtGTCATTATGACGCGTAAGTGTGTAATATGTAAAGAAACCAACTACAAGAATACTTATAGCTTTTTCTCGGCGCCAAAGGATCCAGAGACACGTAAAAAGTGGCAAAATGTAATTTCCATAGAGAATTACGCTGTCACAGATGATACATATGTTTGTAGCAAACACTTCAACGAAGATGATATCATTACACATTGGGTTAGCGGAGTGCCACCACATGTTATAACTGTAAGATCCAATACcacttaatataaaattaataatcgataaaaattgataattctaCCATTTACGGATTTTTAATCCCGACAGTATTTTATAGCTCCCCTTCTTCTTATAATTCTAACATTTCCAcagattaaatataaaaaatgtagattaCGTCCAGGAGCAGTGCCTAGCAACTATCACGTAGAAGGAACCGTGCAAACGATCAAGCAAGAACCTTACGATCCTGATATAAACATAAAGTATTATTCGCCATGCAAGATAAGAAAGATAAGTTCGttggatgaaaaaaaaagagatcaTCTCAAATCTAAAACTGAAAAGTCACAAATAAATTGCGACGAGAATCGTAAAACTACACCTCGTCGAGaactatttcataaattaGATGATTACGAATATAATTCGAATAGAATCTCTTTTATTAAGTTGGAAATGCCAGAAAATGACTCGAACGCGAGTAAGACGCACGAAGAGTCTAGAGTTCAAGAATGCCTTGAGAAAAACTTAAAgcaaacgaaacaaaacaaacaggTATATGAAATAGAGGAAACCATTCTTCCCCATCAAGTTTCGACGGAGGATgcgaattttgaaattaaaaaggaagTACAAGCTCAGACATGCAAAGATCATAATTACTTGTCTGTGTCTAAAAAAGTATTAGAATCTGCCTCTAAAGTTTTCGATGTTTCCGAAGAAGACGGGGATCAAAGACCCGCAAGGGAAGATTCTAATTCTAAAGAGAAGGCGGTGTTTAATAGCTTTCTAGAAATAGAGCATTTGTACGCGAAACGCCAAATAGTAAAGGATGTTAGTTATGATCAGTTAAACAAATGCTATTCTATGTATAAGGATATCGAagacattgaaattttattcgaagattTACTCGAAGTATGTACAGAATTACTACTCCCGCCTGGTTGGTCTTGTTTAGTAACTTCGAAAGGCGATGTTACGACGATAGTGTATCTTTTCATGGCAATGACAAAAAATGGGATGCCTTTCACGgaaaaacaagtttttataaaGAGCGATATGGTATTGCACTGTGTCGCCGTAAATAGAGAAATTAATCCGCTCATTCATAATTTGATAAGAGAAggaaaacatttaaaagtacaaaatttattagatgtAGAAGAACTTATCGACGAGTTCGATCAAAGAACTATTTGTCAAGGTACgtatactttttcttatttttctgtgaagataattcaacaaatattaaatattttttttatttttcaattaggCATACGTAATACCAGAGTGTTTAGAAAAGTATCCAACATAAAAGTAGCTTACAAAGATGGCATAAAATGGAGACATATTTCGTGTCCATTAATAGTGAATAATGATTCGTTAAGATGTACAAGATGCATTACTTTAGCTCATAAATTACAACATAGATCAAAAAGttctaattctttttcttgcaATCTTCCTACATTtacgaagaagaaacaaaaaatacattcaCGTCGCCAAAAATCCAAATGTACAAGAAAACACGACCGTAGatacgaatttataaaattaaacaaggaataaataattttaaataaaaccgATAATAAATATGATCCCCAACTACACTTTGTACAACAAGTACAATAAATTGCAATAGATACCGAAATTATTATGGATTTTtac is a window from the Hylaeus volcanicus isolate JK05 chromosome 7, UHH_iyHylVolc1.0_haploid, whole genome shotgun sequence genome containing:
- the LOC128880540 gene encoding uncharacterized protein LOC128880540, whose translation is MTRKCVICKETNYKNTYSFFSAPKDPETRKKWQNVISIENYAVTDDTYVCSKHFNEDDIITHWVSGVPPHVITIKYKKCRLRPGAVPSNYHVEGTVQTIKQEPYDPDINIKYYSPCKIRKISSLDEKKRDHLKSKTEKSQINCDENRKTTPRRELFHKLDDYEYNSNRISFIKLEMPENDSNASKTHEESRVQECLEKNLKQTKQNKQVYEIEETILPHQVSTEDANFEIKKEVQAQTCKDHNYLSVSKKVLESASKVFDVSEEDGDQRPAREDSNSKEKAVFNSFLEIEHLYAKRQIVKDVSYDQLNKCYSMYKDIEDIEILFEDLLEVCTELLLPPGWSCLVTSKGDVTTIVYLFMAMTKNGMPFTEKQVFIKSDMVLHCVAVNREINPLIHNLIREGKHLKVQNLLDVEELIDEFDQRTICQGIRNTRVFRKVSNIKVAYKDGIKWRHISCPLIVNNDSLRCTRCITLAHKLQHRSKSSNSFSCNLPTFTKKKQKIHSRRQKSKCTRKHDRRYEFIKLNKE